Below is a genomic region from Halobacterium sp. CBA1132.
GCCGCCGACGGCCACGAACTCGTCGCCGACGACCCCTTCTTCCCGGTGCTGTTGTCGCCGTACGGCTACGCGAGCCAGTTCGGCTACCGCGGCCAACATCGCGGCACCGTCGGTCAGTCCTCGGACGGCGCGAACTCCACGAGCGTCAACTCCCTGTCCAGCGCGCAGTAGTCGTGGGGCGGGTCCCCGAGAATCTCCTGAATCTGGTACTCCTCGTCGAACGCCGCGCCCGCCGGCTCACAGTACTCGTGGCTCGGGCACTCCGTGTGCGGGCACGCCCCCGCTAGCTTCCCCTTGCTCCCCGCGTACGCGCCCTTCGACGGCACGTTCGCTTTCACGGACGCCGGCTCCACGTCCACCGCGACCACGCCCTCGTCGTGGACCGCGCAGTCCAGCACCTGTCCGCCCTCCCGGACCTCGCTGACCTCGTAGCGGACGCCCTCTTCGAGCGTCAGGCACTGCTTCCGGTACGGACACCCCTCGCAGGCCGACGACTCCCCGCGGTAGACGAACT
It encodes:
- a CDS encoding UPF0179 family protein, with protein sequence MSITLLGSRLAEPGTEFVYRGESSACEGCPYRKQCLTLEEGVRYEVSEVREGGQVLDCAVHDEGVVAVDVEPASVKANVPSKGAYAGSKGKLAGACPHTECPSHEYCEPAGAAFDEEYQIQEILGDPPHDYCALDRELTLVEFAPSED